The following DNA comes from Poecilia reticulata strain Guanapo linkage group LG5, Guppy_female_1.0+MT, whole genome shotgun sequence.
NNNNNNNNNNNNNNNNNNNNNNNNNNNNNNNNNNNNNNNNNNNNNNNNNNNNNNNNNNNNNNNNNNNNNNNNNNNNNNNNNNNNNNNNNNNNNNNNNNNNNNNNNNNNNNNNNNNNNNNNNNNNNNNNNNNNNNNNNNNNNNNNNNNNNNNNNNNNNNNNNNNNNNNNNNNNNNNNNNNNNNNNNNNNNNNNNNNNNNNNNNNNNNNNNNNNNNNNNNNNNNNNNNNNNNNNNNNNNNNNNNNNNNNNNNNNNNNNNNNNNNNNNNNNNNNNNNNNNNNNNNNNNNNNNNNNNNNNNNNNNNNNNNNNNNNNNNNNNNNNNNNNNNNNNNNNNNNNNNNNNNNNNNNNNNNNNNNNNNNNNNNNNNNNNNNNNNNNNNNNNNNNNNNNNNNNNNNNNNNNNNNNNNNNNNNNNNNNNNNNNNNNNNNNNNNNNNNNNNNNNNNNNNNNNNNNNNNNNNNNNNNNNNNNNNNNNNNNNNNNNNNNNNNNNNNNNNNNNNNNNNNNNNNNNNNNNNNNNNNNNNNNNNNNNNNNNNNNNNNNNNNNNNNNNNNNNNNNNNNNNNNNNNNNNNNNNNNNNNNNNNNNNNNNNNNNNNNNNNNNNNNNNNNNNNNNNNNNNNNNNNNNNNNNNNNNNNNNNNNNNNNNNNNNNNNNNNNNNNNNNNNNNNNNNNNNNNNNNNNNNNNNNNNNNNNNNNNNNNNNNNNNNNNNNNNNNNNNNNNNNNNNNNNNNNNNNNNNNNNNNNNNNNNNNNNNNNNNNNNNNNNNNNNNNNNNNNNNNNNNNNNNNNNNNNNNNNNNNNNNNNNNNNNNNNNNNNNNNNNNNNNNNNNNNNNNNNNNNNNNNNNNNNNNNNNNNNNNNNNNNNNNNNNNNNNNNNNNNNNNNNNNNNNNNNNNNNNNNNNNNNNNNNNNNNNNNNNNNNNNNNNNNNNNNNNNNNNNNNNNNNNNNNNNNNNNNNNNNNNNNNNNNNNNNNNNNNNNNNNNNNNNNNNNNNNNNNNNNNNNNNNNNNNNNNNNNNNNNNNNNNNNNNNNNNNNNNNNNNNNNNNNNNNNNNNNNNNNNNNNNNNNNNNNNNNNNNNNNNNNNNNNNNNNNNNNNNNNNNNNNNNNNNNNNNNNNNNNNNNNNNNNNNNNNNNNNNNNNNNNNNNNNNNNNNNNNNNNNNNNNNNNNNNNNNNNNNNNNNNNNNNNNNNNNNNNNNNNNNNNNNNNNNNNNNNNNNNNNNNNNNNNNNNNNNNNNNNNNNNNNNNNNNNNNNNNNNNNNNNNNNNNNNNNNNNNNNNNNNNNNNNNNNNNNNNNNNNNNNNNNNNNNNNNNNNNNNNNNNNNNNNNNNNNNNNNNNNNNNNNNNNNNNNNNNNNNNNNNNNNNNNNNNNNNNNNNNNNNNNNNNNNNNNNNNNNNNNNNNNNNNNNNNNNNNNNNNNNNNNNNNNNNNNNNNNNNNNNNNNNNNNNNNNNNNNNNNNNNNNNNNNNNNNNNNNNNNNNNNNNNNNNNNNNNNNNNNNNNNNNNNNNNNNNNNNNNNNNNNNNNNNNNNNNNNNGTCCTGGAGGACGAGATCGCATCCCTGCTAGCCAAACAAGCAATCAGAATAGTGCCGGAAGAAGAGGTTCATCAGGGCTTCTACTCACGCTATTTTCTCATTCCAAAGAAAGACGGCGTGTCATTACGGCCCATACTGGACCTGCGTGTGTTAAACAAACACTTACGCAAGTATGCATTCAGAATGTTAACACACAAGACGTTATGTCGCTCCATTCGTCCGGAAGATTGGTTTGTAACCATCGACCTCTCCGATGCATATTTCCACATAGCCATTTACCCCCCACACAAAGTTTCTCAGGTTTGCTGAGAGACTAATGACAGTCCTGTTCGGGCTGTCATTAGCCCCGAGGGTGTTCAGCAGGTGTGTGGAGGCGGCGCTGTCTCCTCTGAGATCGAGCGGCATCAGAGTTTTTGCGTACATAGACGATTACCTCATTTGCTCTCGATCGAGAGATCAGGCAATCAGCGACTCTCGGGTGGTGTTAACCCACCTCATCAACCTGGGGTTCAGAATAAACCAGACGAAGAGTCGCTTAATTCCYGTGCAATGCACGGAGTATTTGGGTCTCAAAATAAACTCCCTCTCCTACCGCGTTACRTTATCAGAGGGGAGAACCCTGTCATTCGCTCAGTGCATGGCGCATTTCCGGCTGGGGAAAGTCGTTCCATTCAGACTTTGCCTACGGCTCCTCGGCCTCATGGCGTCAGTGATTTCCGTTGTCCATCTGGGACTGTTACGGATGAGGGATTTTCAGCGGTGGGTCGCTTCACTACGTCTATGTCCCCGCCGTCATCTTTACCGCAGGGTGAGAATAACACCTGCGTGCGTGGCGGCTCTCCGACCATTGGGAGACCTAGCGATCTTCGCAGTGGGCGTGCCCCTGGGTGCAGTATCGTCCAGGGTTACTCTGACTACGTCTATGACGGGCTGGGGTGCAACTATGATGGGCAGAGCTGTGAACGGTGTATGGTCGGAAAGAATGGCACGGCTCCACATCAACATGCTGGAACTACGCGCCGTATTCCTAGCTTTGAAGCATTTCATGCCTTTGATGGTTGGCCGCCACGTCTTGGTAAAGACGGACAACTCCACAGTGGTGACGTACATCAATCGTCAGGGCGGGACCCGATCCATTCAGCTWCACAGATTGGCCAGGGAAATAATTATGTGGAGCAGCACCAGATTTCTRTCGGTTCGTGCAACGCATGTACCAGGAATTCTGAACAGAGGGGCCGATCTGTTATCCAGAGGCAGCCCCCTTTACGGAGAGTGGAAGCTGCACCCTCAAGTGGTGGAGCAGATCTGGCAGAGATACGGACGGGATGCCGTAGATCTCTTCACCTCATGGGAAAACGCTCATTRTCCACTGTTCTTCTCCCTGTCGAACCGAGACGCACCTCTGGGCATGGACGCGCTGGCTCACTCATGGCCGAATGTGTTGCTCTATGCGTTCCCACCTCTGAGCCTGATATTCCCAACTCTAGTCAGAGTGAGGGAACAGGGCCTGTCCTTAATTCTGGTGGCCCCATGGTGGCCATCGAAGCCCTGGGTGGCAGAAATAATCCAAGTTCTGTCAGCACAACCATGGCCCCTTCCCATTCGCAGGGACCTTCTGTCTCAAGCTCAAGGGGAGATTTATCATCCACATCCAGATCGTCTGGCTCYCTGGGCCTGGCCCGTGAAAGGTGGAACCTAAATGCAACAGGTCTCCCCCCAGAGGTCATCGACACCATCCAGAATTCAAGGGCTCCATCAACTCGTTTGCTTTACAGTGGTAAATGGCGAGTTTTTGAGGAGTGGTGTGTGGAGAGACAGGCTATTCCTTTTCAGTGTTCTGTGGTGGAGGTCCTCTGCTTTCTACAGAGCTTGTTRGAAAAGGGCAAGGCCTTTTCAACTATTAAGGTTTATTTAGCTGCAATCTCAGCTTGTCATGTGGGTTTTGGTGATAAACCTGTGGGGCAGCACCCTTTGRTGTGCCGTTTCATGAGGGGGGCGCGGCGTAAGCTGCCCACCTCTAGGCTTTTCATGCCATTATGGGACCTCCCTCTGGTACTGGAGGCCCTTTGCCATCATCCCTTTGAACCTTTGGAGGGTATTGGTATGAAATTGCTTACATTGAAAACTGCACTGCTCTTAGCTTTAACTACTGCTAAGAAAGTAGGTGAATTACACGCACTGTCAGTCCTACTTGCCTACAGTGGGCACCAAGGCTTTCTAAAGTGTGCTTGAGACCCAATCCTGCTTTTGTGCCCAAGGTGATGGAAACATCATACAGGTGTTCAATGGTGGAACTGCTGGCATTCCATCCACCTCCTTTCTCTTCAGCAGAAGAAAATAGGCTTAATTGCTTATGTCCAGTGATAACTTTGAGGCCTTATGTTGACAGGACAGCTGACTTTAGAAGAGCTGATCACCTGTTTGTGTCTTGGGCCACTTCTCATAAGGGCAAACCTATCTCTCGCCAAAGGTTAGCACACTGGATTGTGGAGACTATATCTCTGGCATATAGATGCTCAGGGTCAAAGCCACCTGAAGGGGTGAGGGCCCATTCTACCAGGAGCATGGCCACCTCTTGGGCTCTGTTGCGGGGTGTATCTGTCCAAGACATCTGTGCTGCAGCCAGTTGGGCTACACCACACACGTTTGTGAGGTTTTACAGGCTGGATGTGGCCCAATCATCATTGGTGCACACAGTGCTTGGGATTGGCTCTTCAGGCTGCACCTGAGTCCTGAATATTAATTGCTRCCAAGCATTGCTTCGGGGTCAGCATGCAATTCGGGAGTTGGCCATATCTCCCATAGTGAAACACCGAGCGAAGTTAGAAAAAGAACGTTGGGTTACTTAACGTAATCCCTGGTTCTTTGATAACAGAGTGAGGTGTTTCACCAACACATCCCTTCTTGCATGGGCACGGAAAGAAACCTGCTTAGAATGAGTTGAGAGGGGTAGGTTGGCCGTGATATTGGATGGTGGGTGGAGCCACAGTCACGGCTCAACCTGTCTGTCGCAGACAGACGTGATGTCATTGGAGCTTCCGTAGTTGGGTCACGCTGAGGCGATTCCCATAGTGAAACACCTCACTCTGTTATCAAAGAACCAGGGATTACATTAAGTAACCCAACGTTTGGCGTGTtaatgtcatttcgaaacagttcctgtattggtCACGTAACTTcctgaaaccaatacgcgcaccgacacgaGTTTTGGTCTGTGGGTTTGACACATGCGCCGACGCATCGGTGTTGCCGGACCCATTACTACTAAACATGCATAGATGGACACTGCAACATAATGCTAACACAAACAATTCCGGGATAGTAAGTAAAGCAAATtacaatgtttaaattaatcattATAACCAAATATAGAAAGTGAATCAGAAATGAGAATAAGGGACAAGTggtgaacacaaactgaaccactttgTCACAAACATGCATCCATTTTCCCATTAACTCCAACCAACTTCTGTCCCTGCTCAATTCTTATGGCATACttttcagaaatttatttttaaactcatttttagtTGTTTCATTTGTTGTCCTCTTTTCAATTATGAGCAACTTGATGTAAAATCCccacaaaataaatttgttcaaaatggtataaaataccttttaaagaaattatagCTTGTCTGACAGCACCTAGACTGGTGCTGTCAGATAAATGTCACCTTGGACTCAAACTGACATTTGTGTAGCAGCAAACCAAATATGAAACAAGCAGttcatattacattttgtctgtcatcaaaatcattaaacatactgtacatcaaatatgttgatcaatgttccaatTAATCAAATGCAACTGTAAACGGGTggggttttagccttgattcaaaaaaactcagtgtttcagctgttttgcagttttctggaagtttggtccagatttgtggagcataaaaactaaacgcgggctgcacagttggtagagctgttgccttgcagcaagaaggttctgggttcgattcccggccccggtctttctgcatggagtttgtatgcGTGGGTTTCCTCCGacactccaaaaaaacatgactgctaggttaattggcctctctaaattgcccccaggtgtgagtgtgtgtgtgcatggttgtttgtcctgtgtgtctctgtgttgccctgcgacagactggcgacctgtccagggtgacccctgcAATCTCAGcttgcctggaacgttagctggagataccagtaaccctcccgaccccactgagggacaagggtgtatagaaaatggatggatagatggaaaaACTAaacgctgcttctccatgtttggttttgattcTGAGGATGCAGAGTAGTCTAGAATCAAAAGACCTGAGTGgactggaaggttgatacaacaacaacaaggtCTTTAAAGTTTTTAGGAACTAAGCCATTCAGTGAATTATAAcctaacaaaagtattttaaggcAACCATTTAGACCTCAGACAAATCGGCGCCATGAAGTCATATAGCGGTAATTGAGTGCAAAGGTCTCAACTGAAGTGTCAGCATAACTCTGAGACAGTAGCAGATTAGAGAAAGACCTCTTCACActggctgcttttcttttcagtcatacATCAAGCTCTCCCcatattaaataaacagttttgatTGACACAGCACAAGCAGGGCTCGATGGAAATAGGTATGAATAGGGAGTGGGGAGGGAAAGGCGCACTCCACCAGAGCAAATGACACGTGAGCTCTCACACACTTGTGCTCTCTCCAGGTTGGGAATTTCACCTATGGACAGGGTAAAGCCAGACCAGCTGTTTCCACCCGCCTCTGGTTGTGCTCCTCATCCACTGAGGAGGGTGCGGCATTCTCTGAATGCCATAAAAGCAGTTAGGATAAGTGTGTTGACAAAAGGATTTGCTCGTCATTCATCATTGTTTGCACAAGTGGGTTTGCTCCTGTGATTTTGGTGGTCTTATGGCTGCGGTGTTGGCTATTGCTCACTTCTCACATGAGAAGGTTGTCTTACCGACTAAAACAAATGAGTGTTTGTAGTCATCTCCACAGGGGAAAGGGACATATTATCTTGTATTTGTATGCTCTTGAAGAAGGTCATGTTGTCTCCTGATAAGATTCATAATAGAACAGGCAGCGTGCCCCAATGTAAACAGCCAGGGTTGGGAGAGGggcgtgtgtgtatgcgtgcagGGGTGTCTATGTGTGAGTATGATTGCACGTGGTCTGTTGACACACTTTTGAATCCACAAGTGATCCTAACATGCTACAGATGTGTGAAGGCTCAATTCTCCTGAGGGAGTGGGGAGGGAAAGGCGCATGTTgaatgttgtgtgtgtgtgtgtgtgtgtgtgtgtgtgcgtgcgtgtgtgtgtgtgtgtgtgcgtgtgtgtgtgtgtgtgggcaggCGCCTTATTGATTTCCATGCTTCAAAGATTGGCACACATTAGCGCTGCTCGCTGAGAAACATGCACTTTAAACCTAACTACAATTCTTCCACTTGTGTTAAGAAGCATTAcgtttttttaatcctttttgaGTTCTAGAGGGTGTAAATGAAACTTCTGCGTCTGggttgtttgaaatgtttatctTGTGGTGTATCTTTTGTGGCAACATTGAGTTTGATTGGCTGaagcataaattaaaaacatagttttataaattttgcatttacttaCATCAAATGTCTGCCTGTTTGGACTATGTATGTGAAAGATgactttgtttcctctttttcattCTGAGGTGATTGTCTGGTGTAAATAGAGAAGGTGGGGTTTAACCACTACAGAGGTGG
Coding sequences within:
- the LOC103465613 gene encoding uncharacterized protein LOC103465613, translating into MTVLFGLSLAPRVFSRCVEAALSPLRSSGIRVFAYIDDYLICSRSRDQAISDSRVVLTHLINLGFRINQTKSRLIPVQCTEYLGLKINSLSYRVTLSEGRTLSFAQCMAHFRLGKVVPFRLCLRLLGLMASVISVVHLGLLRMRDFQRWVASLRLCPRRHLYRRVRITPACVAALRPLGDLAIFAVGVPLGAVSSRVTLTTSMTGWGATMMGRAVNGVWSERMARLHINMLELRAVFLALKHFMPLMVGRHVLVKTDNSTVVTYINRQGGTRSIQLHRLAREIIMWSSTRFLSVRATHVPGILNRGADLLSRGSPLYGEWKLHPQVVEQIWQRYGRDAVDLFTSWENAHXPLFFSLSNRDAPLGMDALAHSWPNVLLYAFPPLSLIFPTLVRVREQGLSLILVAPWWPSKPWVAEIIQVLSAQPWPLPIRRDLLSQAQGEIYHPHPDRLAXWAWPVKGGT